The Setaria viridis chromosome 6, Setaria_viridis_v4.0, whole genome shotgun sequence genome contains a region encoding:
- the LOC117859947 gene encoding histone H4, whose translation MSGRGKGGKGLGKGGAKRHRKVLRDNIQGITKPAIRRLARRGGVKRISGLIYEETRGVLKIFLENVIRDAVTYTEHARRKTVTAMDVVYALKRQGRTLYGFGG comes from the coding sequence ATGTCGGGGCGCGGCAAGGGCGGCAAGGGGCTGGGCAAGGGCGGCGCCAAGCGCCACCGCAAGGTGCTCCGCGACAACATCCAGGGCATCACCAAGCCGGCGATCCGGAGGCTggcgaggaggggcggcgtgAAGCGCATCTCGGGGCTCATCTACGAGGAGACCCGCGGCGTGCTCAAGATCTTCCTCGAGAACGTCATCCGCGACGCCGTCACCTACACCGAGCACGCCCGCCGCAAGACCGTCACCGCCATGGATGTCGTCTACGCGCTCAAACGCCAGGGCCGCACCCTCTACGGATTCGGCGGCTAG
- the LOC117859946 gene encoding uncharacterized protein gives MAAPLARAPLPRAPLRPAPAVQLVPRGRLRATAASGGGAAGPVLRTCKNCKQQYDPVANHPSACRYHTAHFGGETKRKFESVYAGGTMDTPDSGKVFQYWHCCGSEDPFDAGCTASPHCSYDD, from the exons ATGGCCGCGCCGCTCGCAcgagcgccgctgccgcgggCCCCACTTCGCCCCGCTCCCGCCGTCCAGTTAGTCCCGCGCGGTCGTCTCCGGGCGACGGCGGCCAGTGGTGGGGGCGCGGCCGGGCCCGTGCTCCGCACCTGCAAGAACTGCAAGCAGCAGTACGACCCGGTGGCGAACCACCCCTCCGCCTGCCGCTACCACACCGCCCACTTCGGAG GTGAAACAAAGAGAAAATTTGAAAGCGTTTACGCTGGTGGGACCATGGATACTCCAGATTCAGGCAAAGTGTTCCAGTATTGGCATTGCTGTGGGTCAGAAGATCCATTTGATGCAGGCTGTACTGCTTCCCCTCACTGTTCATACGATGATTGA